The Salvelinus namaycush isolate Seneca chromosome 16, SaNama_1.0, whole genome shotgun sequence genome has a segment encoding these proteins:
- the LOC120061311 gene encoding transcription initiation factor TFIID subunit 4-like: MAAGSDLLDDVFFNTEVDEKVVSDLVGSLESELTGSGRGKSSVRVQAAANNIDNSAVGRNSNVQDSEMGLSQELAKPGTGVPGGVINSRMSQGSTMYAAVGTTAAGSSMTAGHSPSKTGAVSGVITGVPDHGAGIRKTGAAGVQTLNGRSVVINSHNSGSVAALVSSASSTVPAVAVVNNGPSSVVKGNVIIPSTSSTVIQTPLMHNAVTSTVISSQLSVLNSVPTVTLVRPPMQTPGTVTSQSVSNNTVLIRSVNVAHPASSEVQINKLESPKTTIQTTSQVTAPSVVGKSLVLQNVRTSIPSTIAACPGGIKAIAPQVFSPRLPQPQQNTSNIQNIQLPPGMVLVRSESGQLLMIHQQTLAQMQSQSQSAMTPRAATPTSTPPVQITSVQAPGTPMMSRQMTNTITKQGSPAQTTVQATTTLQRPPVLQQNTIMLGGAAATSGQTPVQPCSAAVTQRAGTPGTPGAPTVVSTTEILENVKKCKNFLSTLIKLASSGKQSSETTANVKELVKSLLEGKIEAEDFTSQLYRELNSSPQPYLVPFLKRSLPALRQMTPDSAAFIQQSQLLHAGAQPAAQPAASSKALTAVVLGGTSTAQSRLNSTSPGTKGTMHQSPVSSLAQTPHSKPGLMVPQQQGAMGRPQVSLAQSPMVTLRGQPHSHIIMGQPQVVRQLQTVPVVKQALAPGAKVTLGPQSMLSVVLKNRQKEAGGGTFKDDDDINDVASMAGVNLSEESARILATNSELVGMVTRSCKDEAFLYTSSLTQRVHEIGRRLGVTDLGPEVINYVSHATQHRLQNLLEKVTVVAQQKSITFKEDDKCEQVSDVRAQLKFFEQLDQMEKQRKEEQEREILMKAAKSRSRQEDPEQLRLKQKAKEMQQQELNQIRQKEANMTALAAIGPRKKRKMNSPVSGTGAEDLCSGPSPSGGYSSGGSRPQRQRITRVNLRDLLFCLENERETSRSHLLFKGFLK, from the exons ATGGCGGCGGGCTCCGATTTACTGGATGATGTTTTCTTCAACACAGAGGTGGACGAGAAAGTAGTTAGTGATCTAGTTGGGTCTTTGGAGTCTGAGCTCACGGGATCGGGTCGTGGAAAGTCTTCAGTCAGGGTCCAGGCTGCAGCAAATAACATTGACAACTCAGCTGTAGGTCGCAATTCCAATGTCCAGGACAGCGAAATGGGACTTTCACAAGAGCTTGCTAAACCAG GGACTGGCGTGCCAGGGGGTGTCATTAATAGTAGGATGTCCCAGGGTTCAACCATGTATGCTGCGGTCGGGACAACGGCGGCGGGCTCGAGCATGACAGCCGGGCACAGTCCGAGCAAGACTGGGGCAGTCAGTGGTGTGATAACGGGGGTTCCCGATCACGGAGCTGGGATCAGAAAAACTGGGGCGGCTGGTGTACAAACTTTAAATGGAAGGAGCGTTGTGATAAACTCTCATAATTCAGGAAGTGTTGCCGCTTTGGTGAGCTCGGCAAGCAGCACAGTGCCCGCCGTCGCGGTTGTCAACAACGGACCGAGCTCCGTGGTCAAAGGAAACGTAATCATACCCTCAACTTCCAGCACAGTCATTCAAACACCTCTTATGCACAATGCTGTCACTTCAACTGTGATATCGTCTCAGCTGTCTGTTCTAAACAGTGTGCCCACTGTCACGCTCGTGAGGCCGCCTATGCAAACCCCCGGAACAGTCACATCGCAGAGCGTGAGTAATAATACGGTTCTGATACGATCTGTCAACGTTGCCCACCCTGCAAGTTCAGAAGTGCAAATCAACAAATTGGAGTCGCCTAAAACGACCATACAAACGACTTCACAAGTGACCGCCCCCAGTGTTGTAGGTAAAAGCCTGGTTTTACAAAATGTGAGGACCTCCATCCCATCGACTATTGCAGCCTGTCCTGGTGGGATAAAGGCGATCGCGCCACAGGTGTTCTCCCCGAGACTTCCACAACCCCAACAAAATACTTCAAACATCCAGAACATTCAGCTCCCTCCAG GCATGGTGCTGGTACGCAGTGAGAGTGGGCAGCTTCTGATGATCCACCAGCAGACTCTGGCCCAGATGCAATCCCAGTCCCAGAGCGCCATGACCCCACGGGCAGCCACCCCCACCAGCACTCCCCCTGTCCAGATCACTTCTgtacag gCTCCAGGGACGCCCATGATGTCCCGTCAGATGACCAACACCATCACTAAGCAGGGCTCCCCGGCCCAGACCACCGTCCAGGCCACCACCACCCTCCAGAGGCCTCCTGTACTACAACAG AACACCATTATGCTGGGTGGAGCGGCCGCCACCTCAGGTCAGACTCCAGTGCAGCCTTGCTCGGCAGCAGTCACCCAGAGAGCAGGGACCCCTGGGACACCAGGCGCCCCCACGGTCGTTTCTACCACG gaGATCCTGGAGAACGTGAAGAAGTGTAAGAACTTCTTGTCCACGCTGATCAAACTGGCATCCAGCGGGAAGCAGTCGTCTGAGACCACAGCCAACGTCAAGGAGTTAGTCAAGAGCCTGCTg GAGGGTAAGATCGAAGCGGAGGACTTCACCAGTCAGTTATACCGGGAgctcaactcctctcctcagccaTATCTCGTGCCTTTCCTCAAG AGGAGTCTTCCTGCACTGCGTCAAATGACCCCAGACTCGGCAGCCTTCATCCAGCAGAGCCAGCTGCTTCACGCTGGCGCCCAGCCTGCCGCCCAGCCTGCCGCCTCCTCCAAGGCCTTGACTGCTGTGGTGCTGGGGGGCACGTCCACGGCACAATCGCGTCTCAACAGTACCAGCCCTGGGACCAAGGGGACCATGCACCAGTCTCCTGTCAGCAGCCTGGCCCAGACACCTCATAGCAAGCCTGGCCTG atggtGCCTCAGCAGCAGGGGGCAATGGGGAGGCCTCAGGTGTCTCTGGCCCAGTCACCCATGGTTACGCTCCGAGGCCAGCCCCACAGTCACATCATCATGGGGCAGCCGCAGGTGGTCAGACAGCtgcagacag ttccTGTAGTGAAGCAGGCTCTAGCACCAGGGGCCAAGGTAACACTTGGGCCCCAGTCTATGCTCTCTGTAGTACTGAAGAACAGGCAGAAGGAGGCAGGCGGAGGAACCTtcaa GGATGATGATGATATAAATGACGTGGCCTCTATGGCTGGAGTCAACCTATCAGAGGAGAGTGCCCGCATTCTGGCAACCAACTCTGAGCTGGTCGGCATGGTGACTCGCTCCTGTAAAGACGAGGCCTTCCTCTACACCTCCTCACTAACCCAGAGAGTACATGAGATAG GCAGGAGGTTAGGGGTGACTGACCTGGGGCCGGAGGTGATCAACTACGTTTCCCATGCTACACAGCATCGGCTGCAGAACCTGCTGGAGAAAGTGACGGTGGTGGCACAGCAGAAAAGCATCACCTTCAAG GAGGATGATAAGTGTGAACAGGTGAGTGACGTGCGTGCGCAGCTGAAGTTCTTTGAGCAGCTGGATCAGATGGAGAAACAgaggaaggaggagcaggagagagagatccTGATGAAGGCAGCTAAG TCTCGATCACGACAAGAGGACCCAGAACAGCTTCGGCTTAAACAGAAGGCTAAAGAG atgCAGCAGCAGGAACTGAATCAGATCAGGCAGAAGGAGGCCAACATGACGGCCCTGGCAGCCATCGGCCCCAGGAAGAAAAGGAAAATGAACTCCCCTGTCAGCGGAACCGGGGCTGAG gaCTTGTGCTCTGGTCCCTCTCCATCAGGTGGGTACAGTAGCGGAGGCTCCAGGCCTCAGCGCCAGCGCATCACCCGGGTCAACCTCAGGGACCTGCTCTTCTGTCTGGAAAATGAGAGGGAGACCAGCCGCTCACACCTGCTCTTTAAAGGCTTCCTCAAATAA
- the LOC120061313 gene encoding protein LSM14 homolog B-like codes for MIFSCSYVVKSFGSEGRPTDRPTPPKDDVYEYIIFRGSDIKDISLCEPPKSHHGLPQDTAIVQSSLSTSASSYNPTPGPISPYRIPSYNQLAANYLLNQQYAAALGLGGTQGPQVRRGPMVEQAVQTVPLDEAGQKKGQSLSQEQRRETSRPMQRAARGSPQPQGCSGPGSGSDVQRRRTTSQSNDENRPPPRRRQGARRPRNRNRGQLLVKSSMPSTLTFESDFDFDSANAQFDKEELEREMQDKLNIKETQDEGKAKPEVDTGEKTVERDPFGPKCYYDKAKSFFDNISSDHKSRRTTWAEERKLNVETFGVPGRFLRFRGGYRGRRGLGSAQRRPSQRTGTGRL; via the exons ATGATTTTCTCTTGTTCATATGTAGTGAAGTCATTTGGATCAGAGGGCCGACCCACAGACAGGCCAACCCCTCCTAAAGATGACGTCTATGAGTACATCATATTCAGAGGAAGTGATATCAAAGACATCTCATTGTGTGAGCCTCCAAAATCCCACCATGGCCTGCCCCAGGACACTGCCATTGTGCAG tcaTCACTCAGCACCTCAGCGTCCTCCTATAATCCAACTCCAGGACCAATCAGTCCCTACAGGATCCCATCGTATAACCAGCTAGCAGCCAACTATCTGCTCAACCAGCAGTATGCTGCAGCCCTTGGTCTGG GTGGAACTCAAGGCCCTCAAGTGAGAAGGGGTCCTATGGTGGAGCAGGCTGTCCAGACGGTGCCTCTAGATGAGGCAGGGCAGAAGAAAGGCCAGAGTCTGTCTCAGGAGCAGCGCAGGGAGACCAGTAGGCCCATGCAGCGAGCTGCACGAGGGAGCCCACAGCCCCAGGGATGCTCTGGACCAGGCA GTGGCTCCGATGTACAGCGTCGGCGTACAACTTCCCAATCCAATGATGAGAACAGGCCACCACCAAGGAGGAGACaag GAGCTCGTAGGCCCAGGAATCGTAATCGGGGCCAGCTCCTTGTGAAGAGCTCAATGCCCAGCACCCTCACGTTTGAGTCAGACTTCGACTTTGATTCTGCAAACGCCCAGTTCGACAAGGAAGAGCTAGAGCGGGAGATGCAGGACAAGTTGAACATCAAAG AAACACAGGATGAAGGGAAGGCGAAACCAGAAGTAGACACTGGTGAGAAGACAGTGGAGAGGGATCCATTTGGGCCCAAGTGCTACTATGACAAGGCCAAATCCTTCTTTGACAACATCTCGTCAGACCATAAATCCAG ACGCACTACctgggcagaggagaggaagctgAACGTTGAGACCTTTGGGGTTCCTGGTCGCTTCCTGAGATTCCGTGGGGGCTACCGCGGCCGGAGAGGGCTAGGGTCAGCACAGCGCCGGCCCTCCCAGCGAACTGGGACTGGGAGGCTGTGA
- the LOC120061314 gene encoding proteasome subunit alpha type-7-like isoform X2 yields MSYDRAITVFSPDDHLFQVDYAQEAVKKGSTAVGVRGENVVVLGVEKKTVAKLQEDRTVCKICSLDDNVFMAFAGLTADARIIVNRARVECQSHRLTVEDPATVEYITRYISSIKQRYTQSNGRRPFGISSLIVGFDFDGTPHLYQTDPSGTYHAWKANAIGRSAKTVREFLEKNYKEDMESDTDTIKLAIRALLEVVQSGGKNIELAIMKRDESMKILVQEEKEEYVTAIETEKAEKP; encoded by the exons ATGAGCTACGATCGTGCCATCACAGTGTTCTCACCTGATGACCACTTATTCCAGGTGGACTACGCACAGGAGGCGGTCAAAAAAGGTTCAACTGCT GTTGGAGTGCGAGGGGAAAATGTTGTTGTTCTAGGAGTGGAGAAGAAAACTGTTGCCAAGCTCCAAGAAGACAGGACAGTGTGCAAAATCTGCTCCTTGGATGACAATGTCTTCATGGCCTTTGCAG GATTGACCGCAGATGCCAGGATCATTGTTAACAGGGCCAGGGTGGAGTGTCAGAGTCACAGGCTCACAGTAGAAGACCCTGCGACAGTAGAGTACATCACACGCTACATCTCCAGCATAAAACAG CGCTACACCCAAAGCAATGGGCGAAGGCCCTTTGGCATCTCCTCCCTCATTGTGGGGTTTGATTTCGATGGAACACCCCATCTGTACCAAACAGACCCCTCAGGAACATACCATGCCTGGAAG GCAAATGCCATTGGAAGATCTGCCAAGACTGTTCGGGAGTTTCTAGAGAAGAACTATAAAGAGGATATGGAGTCCGATACAGACACCATTAAGCTTGCCATCAGAGCGCTACTTGAG GTTGTCCAGTCAGGGGGAAAGAACATTGAGCTAGCCATTATGAAGCGGGATGAATCAATGAAG ATTCTGGTCCAAGAGGAAAAAGAGGAATATGTCACGGCTATTGAAACAGAGAAAGCAGAGAAACCATGA
- the LOC120061314 gene encoding proteasome subunit alpha type-7-like isoform X1, giving the protein MSYDRAITVFSPDDHLFQVDYAQEAVKKGSTAVGVRGENVVVLGVEKKTVAKLQEDRTVCKICSLDDNVFMAFAGLTADARIIVNRARVECQSHRLTVEDPATVEYITRYISSIKQVPPTHRPIHPHGYIISIYSNFQRYTQSNGRRPFGISSLIVGFDFDGTPHLYQTDPSGTYHAWKANAIGRSAKTVREFLEKNYKEDMESDTDTIKLAIRALLEVVQSGGKNIELAIMKRDESMKILVQEEKEEYVTAIETEKAEKP; this is encoded by the exons ATGAGCTACGATCGTGCCATCACAGTGTTCTCACCTGATGACCACTTATTCCAGGTGGACTACGCACAGGAGGCGGTCAAAAAAGGTTCAACTGCT GTTGGAGTGCGAGGGGAAAATGTTGTTGTTCTAGGAGTGGAGAAGAAAACTGTTGCCAAGCTCCAAGAAGACAGGACAGTGTGCAAAATCTGCTCCTTGGATGACAATGTCTTCATGGCCTTTGCAG GATTGACCGCAGATGCCAGGATCATTGTTAACAGGGCCAGGGTGGAGTGTCAGAGTCACAGGCTCACAGTAGAAGACCCTGCGACAGTAGAGTACATCACACGCTACATCTCCAGCATAAAACAGGTACCACCCAcccaccgacccatccacccccacGGATACATCATTTCTATATATTCCAACTTTCAGCGCTACACCCAAAGCAATGGGCGAAGGCCCTTTGGCATCTCCTCCCTCATTGTGGGGTTTGATTTCGATGGAACACCCCATCTGTACCAAACAGACCCCTCAGGAACATACCATGCCTGGAAG GCAAATGCCATTGGAAGATCTGCCAAGACTGTTCGGGAGTTTCTAGAGAAGAACTATAAAGAGGATATGGAGTCCGATACAGACACCATTAAGCTTGCCATCAGAGCGCTACTTGAG GTTGTCCAGTCAGGGGGAAAGAACATTGAGCTAGCCATTATGAAGCGGGATGAATCAATGAAG ATTCTGGTCCAAGAGGAAAAAGAGGAATATGTCACGGCTATTGAAACAGAGAAAGCAGAGAAACCATGA